The sequence GACCCGTTAAATCCGATGCAGGACAAAGACTTCATCGCACAAATGGCTACCTTTTCATCATTAGAGCAAATGACGAACCTGACGCAAACAATGGAGAAATTTGTGGATAACCAAACCCAAACACAATTGATCTCTTACAATCAGTTTGTTGGTAAACAAGTGACATGGCATAAAATTATAGAATCTGAAGAAGGCGATACACCCGAAATACAAGAAGGACAGGGGTTTGTTAAAGGAGTCCGCTTTACAGGTGACTCTGTTGAATTCATCATGGAGGACGGCACGATTCTGACTCCCGGGAATATATCGCAAGTGAATACGACGGATATCCCTGAAGCTTCTCTCGTAAATGCATCTTTATTAATAGGAAAGAACGTAACATGGAACAGCGAAGATGGAGAGATGAGCGGAATCGTTCAATCCGTATCAACGAAAGATTCAAAAATATGGTTTCATACAGAAGCAGGGGACAAAATTTCCAGTGATAAATTAATCAAAATTGAATCTTAGGGAGTGGTTGTATGGAAAAGACATTCGTTCATCGTTCACTGCAACCAATTACACCAAATTA is a genomic window of Rossellomorea sp. y25 containing:
- the flgD gene encoding flagellar hook assembly protein FlgD — protein: MTKIDPSLLYSTVQTKQREGGKDILGKDDFLKILMTQLQNQDPLNPMQDKDFIAQMATFSSLEQMTNLTQTMEKFVDNQTQTQLISYNQFVGKQVTWHKIIESEEGDTPEIQEGQGFVKGVRFTGDSVEFIMEDGTILTPGNISQVNTTDIPEASLVNASLLIGKNVTWNSEDGEMSGIVQSVSTKDSKIWFHTEAGDKISSDKLIKIES